Proteins found in one Neomonachus schauinslandi chromosome 1, ASM220157v2, whole genome shotgun sequence genomic segment:
- the LOC110582521 gene encoding OX-2 membrane glycoprotein-like: protein MGFPLHFILQLLMLPIWVQGSDSPYRIKYKNNETAVFGENVTIFCNLTTPADVVQITWQKIQGSLPQNIGTYSSIYGEKILPPYRDRLHCEVIEPNSSFITIREVTFEDEACYKCLFNVFPHGSHGGQICLNIIAVSELKTELQSNLDSEDFLRFIYSAVGKPVPQISLFPSQVLINPPKEYFAQNPNGTVTITKMYNISLETVRSLGLQYLTVRMDHPLRNEEKIVPLSVKQECTSGSSFWLRTVGPLIILLCISLIIVHLVRRKKKSENALKTTPQLRQPDVESLVSHSLPAHR, encoded by the exons atgggTTTTCCACTCCATTTCATTCTCCAGCTCCTCATGCTTCCCATTTGGGTACAAGGATCAG ATTCTCCatacagaataaaatacaaaaataacgAAACAGCTGTATTTGGAGAAAATGTGACCATCTTCTGCAATTTAACAACTCCAGCAGATGTTGTGCAAATTACCTGGCAGAAGATTCAAGGTTCTTTGCCACAAAATATTGGCACATATAGCAGTATATATGGAGAAAAGATTCTTCCACCATACAGAGATCGGCTGCACTGTGAGGTCATCGAACCCAATTCCTCATTCATAACTATCCGTGAAGTAACATTTGAAGATGAAGCCTGCTATAAATGTCTATTTAATGTGTTCCCACACGGCAGCCATGGTGGACAAATCTGCCTTAACATTATAg CTGTATCTGAATTAAAAACTGAACTCCAGTCTAATCTTGACTCTGAagattttcttagatttatttactCAGCTGTGGGAAAACCTGTTCCTCAAATATCTCTTTTCCCATCACAAGTCTTGATTAATCCACCAAAGGAATACTTTGCTCAGAACCCAAATGGCACGGTGACTATCACTAAAATGTACAACATCTCCTTGGAGACTGTGAGGTCCCTAGGTCTCCAATATCTGACTGTGCGCATGGATCATCCTCtaaggaatgaagaaaagattGTTCCATTGTCAGTCAAACAAGAAT GTACTTCTGGTTCTTCTTTTTGGTTGCGTACAGTTGGTCCACTCataattttgttatgtatttcATTGATCATTGTCCATCTTGTCcggagaaagaaaaa GTCAGAGAATGCCCTTAAAACCACACCCCAGCTCAGACAGCCTGATGTGGAATCCTTAGTGAGCCACTCTCTTCCTGCACACAGGTAA